One segment of Allorhodopirellula heiligendammensis DNA contains the following:
- a CDS encoding tetratricopeptide repeat protein: protein MNQLNRKFLAATLAIIVVGVVAVVVIHHFQFNRQSDFFSQQAKTALLAEDYRGAIRLYQQSLKMDAKNQMTLVGLAESYERVGNFNGSYNISQQLARLAPDDISNRVRLARVSLQIGRFTDAISYLDALPEDDGSLEPKPGSMSAELPPLLGRTVAELKGMLGDAKLGNRDVEGAIEAYREAVATDAASMETYVKLAQTLTDLADLPAEGEVVVNQMVHQFPDRGEAYISRGQWHLSVYGDGLGMGADDSGKAEALQKAVADSETAMKMAAASSRSDSAEDTIESQSLVADSLEFAATVAIADKRPEDAIKWSEEGVKKFPGNGAFYRLTHSALKSLREQAVDPDVQQSLSDRGTSILERGVERLPADAVLLWALASDYLEHDQVESARRITDQLRSIDYARQLVSYLDARIIAARGDVNVAAERMTKVRSDVIERPDLVRLVDLTLSDLYEEMGDTDRQIAVLRRVIANDPLWLPVRERLALAYLRSGRVDEAVQEYSLIANRPDVPIQAPLNYARLLLMQNLGREPGDRDWGPLESLIAILAQQPSFSADVALLNAEILVAQEKPDLARQALATAPGEPRIWSARILLEVTEQDFDAAEEKIAEAIAAIGDSPALRYAQATVATAANRENLAELLSQWSEPPSSWSREEQFELARSIVPLLISNEQYEDAARLASLASEIEPSNVVARLQLMQIAFQWQKADLLREQLAALEKISGRDARWYYGNAMAISLEGAKHHETQEDVALEMFEITAETNARVQESLAEAASQRPDWSLIPAFSATMHDRAGNIETAIRRYNQAVDLGWRNPEMLRRLIQLLTEHGRFPEADSVIRRLRTGSQPFTSEMARIASEVSVEVADLGRAVRLAEEAAESSGAVEDFLWLAQLSEMSKDPKAAGLAYERAMEIAPGAAAPMLAWVGYLERNSRMSEARDALTAYEQTIESDDPSQLLTLADGYQRIGSVDDAARVLRKVPSDSLKGLESYQRYLQIIVAADGPAQGAVRLSRWLGIGAKISSSGGPRDGGGDTVTETEVGDAGHSDRPLDPAVVRWARRQLALLLASSRDPSVYGQAKGLIAENLQEAGAAASTKSARDMAFEDRRAAAIIDAIFRSASEPDLALKQFDSMKLEGWQPSTVDQFVVGELAALTGDWTRGRRWMLPLLSSDELREPMHVKTYVRLLLGNDDAAEAQLWLDKLQDSGVNDEETAELTAEVILRRGNVDRLLELLTIQADELATADSEQQWFATTLSYSQRFDLLNRLTTRLINGIDERSEEDQAAGQASGTVGTAVADRDLIVSRLEQASREMAATLADSGEYPGAGYAMQLLSRGECEAAVKAIDRIASTASQDELVAFADAVLVHPGCDQVYGNLAEILRRVGGEQADNIVYAVLMARLQEAQGDYKRAMQTYDAILRRDPEHFAAMNNLATLLSLRKQDANRALELINRAIELNGETLVTLDTRGVCHLAAGQSKAAVLDFLAAAEMFPHPIVTFHLAQAMEKAGDSAAAAEHLRRAVRAGLKRAELHPLEFAAYDSLMERLGSTPES, encoded by the coding sequence CTGCCCCCGTTGTTGGGGCGAACTGTTGCTGAATTGAAAGGGATGCTCGGTGATGCGAAACTCGGCAACCGTGACGTTGAAGGAGCCATCGAGGCCTACCGGGAGGCGGTCGCCACGGACGCAGCTTCCATGGAGACCTACGTTAAGCTCGCCCAGACGCTCACGGATTTGGCGGATTTGCCAGCGGAGGGCGAGGTGGTGGTCAACCAAATGGTGCATCAGTTTCCGGATCGCGGTGAGGCGTACATCTCGCGTGGTCAATGGCACCTGTCTGTCTATGGAGATGGATTGGGCATGGGTGCGGACGATAGTGGGAAGGCTGAAGCGTTACAGAAAGCGGTTGCGGACTCCGAGACCGCGATGAAGATGGCCGCCGCCTCGTCACGCAGTGACAGTGCTGAAGATACCATCGAATCGCAATCGTTGGTGGCGGATTCGCTTGAGTTTGCTGCGACTGTCGCAATCGCCGATAAGCGACCCGAAGATGCGATCAAATGGAGCGAAGAGGGTGTCAAAAAGTTTCCCGGCAATGGCGCGTTCTATCGGCTCACCCATTCAGCACTCAAATCTCTGCGTGAGCAGGCGGTCGATCCTGACGTCCAGCAGTCTTTGTCCGATCGTGGTACGTCGATACTTGAAAGAGGAGTGGAGCGATTGCCTGCGGATGCAGTGCTGTTGTGGGCGCTTGCTTCGGACTATCTCGAACATGATCAAGTAGAATCCGCGCGTCGCATCACCGACCAACTGCGTTCAATTGACTATGCCAGACAACTGGTGAGCTATCTCGATGCGAGAATTATAGCGGCGCGAGGTGATGTCAACGTAGCGGCGGAACGAATGACAAAGGTCCGGTCGGACGTCATTGAGCGGCCAGATCTTGTTCGTTTGGTGGACCTGACGCTCTCCGATTTGTACGAGGAGATGGGAGATACCGATCGGCAGATTGCGGTGCTAAGACGAGTGATCGCCAACGACCCACTATGGCTTCCAGTACGCGAGCGGCTCGCACTGGCTTATCTGCGTTCGGGGCGGGTCGACGAAGCGGTGCAGGAGTATAGCTTGATTGCGAATCGACCGGATGTGCCGATCCAAGCCCCGCTGAATTACGCCCGCTTATTGCTAATGCAGAACTTGGGCCGCGAGCCTGGAGATCGTGATTGGGGACCGTTGGAGTCGCTAATCGCGATTCTCGCTCAGCAGCCCTCGTTCTCGGCTGACGTGGCACTGCTGAATGCCGAAATTTTAGTGGCGCAGGAAAAGCCGGACCTCGCCAGACAGGCCTTGGCCACCGCGCCGGGAGAACCCCGTATTTGGTCTGCTCGCATCTTGCTTGAGGTCACCGAGCAGGATTTCGACGCCGCCGAAGAAAAAATCGCCGAAGCAATTGCGGCAATTGGTGACAGCCCCGCCCTGCGGTACGCCCAAGCCACGGTTGCGACGGCGGCTAATCGTGAGAACCTGGCTGAGCTTCTGAGTCAATGGAGCGAGCCGCCGAGTTCCTGGTCACGGGAGGAACAGTTCGAACTGGCTCGGTCGATCGTCCCGCTTCTTATTTCTAATGAGCAGTACGAAGATGCTGCACGTCTAGCGAGCTTGGCAAGTGAAATTGAACCCAGCAACGTCGTTGCCCGCCTGCAATTGATGCAGATCGCGTTTCAGTGGCAGAAGGCGGACCTGCTCCGTGAGCAGCTGGCTGCACTGGAGAAGATCTCCGGGCGAGATGCTCGTTGGTACTATGGTAACGCGATGGCAATTTCTCTGGAGGGTGCGAAACACCACGAAACTCAAGAAGACGTCGCATTGGAGATGTTCGAGATCACCGCAGAAACGAATGCTCGTGTCCAAGAGTCGCTTGCCGAGGCGGCTTCGCAACGACCGGATTGGAGTCTGATTCCAGCCTTCTCAGCGACCATGCATGACCGCGCCGGCAACATTGAAACGGCGATCAGGAGATACAACCAAGCCGTTGACCTCGGTTGGCGAAATCCTGAGATGCTCAGGAGGCTGATCCAATTGCTGACAGAGCATGGACGCTTTCCTGAAGCCGATTCAGTGATTCGCCGGCTTCGTACCGGTAGCCAGCCCTTCACGTCCGAGATGGCACGCATCGCATCTGAGGTGAGTGTCGAGGTAGCTGATCTGGGACGTGCTGTTCGCTTGGCGGAGGAGGCGGCGGAGTCTTCCGGGGCGGTTGAGGATTTCTTATGGTTGGCGCAACTCAGCGAGATGAGCAAGGATCCGAAGGCGGCGGGGCTGGCCTATGAGCGCGCTATGGAAATCGCCCCCGGTGCCGCTGCCCCCATGCTAGCCTGGGTTGGTTACTTGGAGCGAAACTCACGGATGAGCGAAGCACGTGACGCTCTGACGGCGTATGAACAGACGATCGAATCGGATGATCCTAGTCAGCTGCTCACTCTTGCCGACGGATACCAACGGATTGGTTCGGTCGATGACGCAGCACGCGTGCTGCGCAAAGTGCCCTCAGATAGTTTGAAAGGTCTGGAAAGTTATCAACGCTACCTGCAAATTATTGTCGCGGCCGACGGACCGGCCCAGGGTGCTGTTCGATTGAGCCGTTGGTTGGGTATTGGAGCCAAAATTTCATCCTCAGGCGGGCCTCGTGATGGCGGTGGCGACACCGTTACTGAAACAGAGGTTGGAGACGCCGGGCATTCGGATCGCCCGCTGGACCCGGCGGTAGTACGTTGGGCTCGGCGGCAGCTCGCGCTGCTACTCGCGTCGAGTCGTGACCCTTCCGTTTACGGACAGGCAAAAGGCTTGATAGCAGAAAACCTCCAGGAAGCGGGAGCGGCAGCGTCTACGAAATCAGCACGTGATATGGCGTTTGAAGATCGGCGAGCGGCCGCCATTATCGATGCGATCTTCCGCTCTGCCAGCGAACCGGATCTTGCCCTGAAGCAGTTTGATTCGATGAAGTTGGAGGGCTGGCAGCCCTCGACGGTGGATCAATTCGTAGTGGGAGAGCTAGCCGCCCTCACCGGCGATTGGACGCGTGGACGCCGCTGGATGCTGCCGCTACTCAGTAGCGATGAGCTCCGTGAACCCATGCACGTGAAAACTTATGTTCGTCTGTTGCTCGGCAACGACGACGCTGCAGAGGCGCAATTGTGGCTCGACAAATTGCAGGATTCGGGGGTCAATGACGAGGAGACTGCCGAATTAACTGCTGAGGTGATTTTGCGCCGTGGGAACGTGGATCGCCTCTTGGAGCTGCTAACGATTCAAGCCGATGAGCTGGCTACGGCCGACTCGGAGCAGCAGTGGTTCGCAACCACCCTTTCGTATTCCCAACGGTTTGACTTGCTGAACCGATTGACGACAAGGTTGATCAATGGCATTGACGAGCGCTCCGAAGAAGATCAAGCCGCAGGACAGGCGTCAGGAACGGTTGGCACCGCGGTTGCGGATCGTGACCTCATCGTGAGCAGGCTCGAACAGGCTTCCCGTGAAATGGCCGCGACACTTGCGGATTCCGGGGAGTATCCCGGAGCTGGCTACGCCATGCAGTTGCTCAGCCGGGGTGAATGTGAGGCTGCGGTTAAAGCTATCGATCGCATTGCATCGACTGCGTCCCAGGATGAGTTGGTGGCGTTTGCCGATGCGGTTTTGGTTCATCCTGGTTGCGACCAGGTGTACGGGAATCTCGCTGAAATTTTACGCCGCGTCGGAGGGGAGCAGGCGGACAATATCGTCTACGCGGTTCTAATGGCACGACTTCAGGAAGCGCAAGGCGATTACAAACGAGCCATGCAGACCTACGACGCGATTTTACGTCGTGATCCCGAGCATTTCGCCGCCATGAACAATCTCGCGACGTTACTATCGCTACGAAAGCAGGATGCCAACCGCGCCCTCGAGCTCATCAATCGTGCTATCGAGTTAAACGGCGAAACGTTGGTGACCCTCGACACCCGAGGCGTTTGTCACTTAGCTGCTGGTCAAAGCAAAGCGGCCGTATTGGATTTCCTCGCAGCGGCAGAGATGTTCCCGCACCCGATCGTGACATTCCATCTTGCGCAGGCGATGGAGAAGGCTGGCGATTCTGCCGCAGCCGCCGAGCATCTGCGGCGGGCTGTGCGGGCCGGCCTAAAACGAGCCGAGCTCCACCCACTTGAATTTGCAGCTTATGATTCCCTGATGGAGCGTTTGGGATCGACGCCTGAGAGCTGA
- a CDS encoding WecB/TagA/CpsF family glycosyltransferase, producing MMQSVDNGSVVAESLAKVPPPADAVVQLQGVSIDNLTEQEVIDKIASGINLGSGGCVVTVNLDHMRRCHYDPSYLELVKEAELVVADGMPLVWATRLQNTPLPERVAGSSLSLSLAHRLAEDGRTLFLLGGNDGVAEEAGRELSKRFAGLKIVGSYCPPFGFENDRNELDQITRVLKSAQPDVVYVALGSPKQERLIQMLRHELPQTWWLGVGISLSFVTGDVSRAPEWVQRLGLEWGYRLIQEPTRLWRRYLVEGLPFFARMMATSLRRRWRIFN from the coding sequence ATGATGCAGTCAGTTGACAATGGTTCCGTTGTGGCAGAATCCTTGGCGAAGGTGCCGCCCCCAGCTGACGCCGTGGTGCAATTGCAGGGCGTTTCCATCGACAACCTGACCGAGCAAGAGGTGATCGACAAAATCGCGTCGGGCATCAACCTCGGTTCCGGCGGTTGCGTCGTGACCGTGAACCTGGATCATATGCGTCGCTGCCATTATGACCCCAGCTACCTCGAACTGGTCAAGGAGGCTGAATTGGTCGTCGCCGACGGGATGCCGCTGGTGTGGGCAACTCGGCTGCAGAACACACCGCTACCCGAGCGGGTTGCCGGTTCATCACTCTCACTCTCTCTGGCGCATCGGCTCGCGGAAGATGGCCGGACTTTGTTCCTGCTGGGAGGGAACGACGGCGTCGCCGAAGAGGCTGGCCGAGAGCTCTCCAAGCGTTTCGCAGGCCTGAAGATCGTAGGTAGCTACTGTCCACCATTCGGATTTGAAAATGACCGAAACGAGCTCGATCAGATCACCCGCGTGCTGAAGTCAGCACAACCCGACGTCGTCTATGTTGCGTTGGGGTCACCCAAGCAGGAGCGTTTGATACAAATGCTACGGCATGAGCTTCCCCAGACCTGGTGGCTCGGCGTTGGAATCAGCCTGAGCTTTGTCACGGGAGATGTCAGCCGAGCACCCGAGTGGGTACAGCGGCTAGGTCTCGAATGGGGCTACCGGCTCATCCAGGAACCAACTCGATTATGGCGACGGTACTTGGTCGAGGGGCTGCCGTTTTTCGCACGAATGATGGCAACGTCACTGCGGCGACGCTGGCGAATTTTTAATTGA